ATGCTGCGCCGTGGCCTCGCCGGGCATAAGCCGATCGATGCTATCCAGCGTGTGCTGACTCTTATGGAGCGCTACCCCAGCAATGCCCAGATGCTGGTGGATCTGCCGAACAAGAGTTAGGTTCAGGCCATCAGGCACATCAAATGTCCAGCGGACCCCGGTGAAAACCTGGGTCCGTTTTGTTTGGAACTAGGCTTCGTCTTTTCCTCACACGACCGCTCATTTTATGCCATAGTAGCAGGCCCGTGATTCAGCATCTCTACGTCCACATTCCCTTTTGCCACCGCATCTGTCCTTACTGCTCCTTTTACAAGCACCAGCACGGCAGCACGGACATGGCAGGGTTTGTTGAGGCCGTCTTGGCCGAGGCTAAGCGCGAACAGGCCACCCGTGCCCTGGACCTCCGCACCGTGTATTTGGGGGGCGGCACGCCCACGGCCCTGAGTGAAAAACACATGGAGCGCCTGCTTTCGGGTCTGCGTGAGATATTTGATTTCTCCCAGGTCACCGAATACACCAGTGAGGTGAACCCCCGCACCATTACCGCCTCCAAAGCGGCCATTATGCGCAGCCAGGGCGTCTCCCGCATCAGTCTCGGTATCCAGGCCTGGGACGAGCCCACTCTGAAGATCCTGGGCCGCGATCACGCACCGGCAGATGCCGAAGAAACGTACCAACTTCTGCGTGGGGCGGGTTTTGACAGTGTCAGCCTGGACCTCATGTTCTCCATACCGGGGCAGAGCCTGCAAACCTGGAAAGAAACGGTCGAAAAAACCATCTCCCTGCAGCCAGACCACATCTCTGCCTACAATCTGAACTACGAGGAAGACACGGAGTTCTTCCAGCGCCTGCGCAAAGGCCAGTATCAGGAGGACGAAGGCCGCGATGCGGAGTTCTTCTACCTCGCTCTCGATCTCCTGGAAGCCTCCGGTTATCAGCATTACGAGATCAGCAACTACGCCAAACCTGGCTTCCGCTCCATCCATAACGAGAGTTATTGGTTAGGCGAAGAATACCTGGGCCTGGGTCCCAGTGCCTACTCCACTGCGGCGGGCCAGCGCTGGCAAAACATTGCCGATACCACTCGCTACATGGAACTCATCCAGGCGGGGCAGGGGACTGCTCAGCCTGGCGAGGAATTGACCGAGGATCGCCGCCGTACCGAGCGATTTGGCCTGGAACTGCGCACCGTCCGCGGTCTCCCGGCAGATCTCGTGCTGCCAGAACAGCAGCGGATGATGACCACCCTGGAAAGTGAAGGCCTGCTCACCCTGAAAAACGGGCACATCATCCTCACCCGCGAGGGCAAGCCCCTCGTGGACTCCATTGCCGTAGCCCTGATGGGCTAGGTGAAGGGGCGCGTGGTTTTTGGGAGGTGACTGAGCCCAGTTGGTGTTGCCCCAGGGCGGTGAATGCGGTTTTGCAGTGGTAAAAGGCTGCAAATCAGTTAAAGACACGGCCCCATTATTCGTCTGACCATGCAACCTGCCCCTGAACACACCGAATCCGAGCTGCTTCAATTTCGCCGTCACAAGCTGGAGGAGCTCCAGAAACGTGGCATCGCAGCGTTCGGCGGCAAGTTTGAGGTCACCCATGCCCCAGGCACTCTGAAAGCAAATTTCACCGAGGGGCTGGACGTCCGTGTCGCGGGCCGCATTCTTTCTCGTCGCCAGATGGGCAAGGCCACTTTCTTTGACATCGGCGACATCACCGGCCGCATTCAGTGCTACCTCAGTAAAAATGATGTGGGCGATGAAGCCTATGATCTGTTTGTCCACCAGATTGACATCGGTGACTTCGTGGCCATCGAAGGCCTGAGCTTCGTCACCAAAAAGGGTGAAAACTCCATCCACGTGAAGGTTCTCACGCCAATGAGCAAGGCCCTGCGCCCGCTGCCGGACAAGTGGCATGGCATCGCTGACCGTGAGATCAAGTACCGCCAGCGTTACCTGGACCTCATTTCGAATGAGCAGAGCCGTGAGATCTTTGTGACCCGCAGCAAGATGGTTTCCGAGATCCGCAGCTTCCTCAATGGCCGCGATTTCCTGGAGGTGGAGACCCCGATGATGCAGGACGTTCCCGGCGGTGCCGCTGCACGCCCCTTTGAGACCTATTTTAACGCGCTGGACCAGAAAATGTACCTGCGCATCGCGCCGGAGCTTTACTTGAAAAGGCTGCTCGTGGGTGGTTTTACCAAGGTGTATGAGCTGAATCGCAACTTCCGCAACGAAGGCGTCAGCCGCCGTCACAATCCCGAATTCACCATGCTGGAGGCCTACTGGGCCTACTCTGATTTCGAGCAGATGGCGGATCTGGTG
The Prosthecobacter algae genome window above contains:
- the hemW gene encoding radical SAM family heme chaperone HemW: MIQHLYVHIPFCHRICPYCSFYKHQHGSTDMAGFVEAVLAEAKREQATRALDLRTVYLGGGTPTALSEKHMERLLSGLREIFDFSQVTEYTSEVNPRTITASKAAIMRSQGVSRISLGIQAWDEPTLKILGRDHAPADAEETYQLLRGAGFDSVSLDLMFSIPGQSLQTWKETVEKTISLQPDHISAYNLNYEEDTEFFQRLRKGQYQEDEGRDAEFFYLALDLLEASGYQHYEISNYAKPGFRSIHNESYWLGEEYLGLGPSAYSTAAGQRWQNIADTTRYMELIQAGQGTAQPGEELTEDRRRTERFGLELRTVRGLPADLVLPEQQRMMTTLESEGLLTLKNGHIILTREGKPLVDSIAVALMG